GTCCGTGAGCGAGTCGCAAAAACGGAAGATCGCGTTCAAGCTCTCAAGATCACTTCCCACGAAATCCAAGCTAACGCCCAAACCTGGGCCAAGGCGGAAGCGGCGGAACTCGCTGGCTCGCGGTTGGGCGTGAAGAAAAAAGCGGAGTTACTTCTGACCGAGCTTGACCATGCCAAACAATGGATCGCACTCACCGAATCATCAGTGCAACTACTGCAACAAGCGGTTGAAGCGAGTCAGTCACTGGGCGTCTCCGCAAAGACCGATTCCGTGCAAAATCTCATCCAAGAAATCGAAGCGATTCAAGAGCAACTGCGCCAAGGGATCGAGACCGCGAAAAACATCACCCATCGCGCCGCGGAGGCAGGTGAAGGGAAACTGACGGCGGACCGATCCGATCAGATCGCCCAATTGGTGGTGCGCGTTGTGGCGACGCTAGGTATCGTCGATGCTCGAATCCAAGCAATCGAGAATCACTTAGCAAATTTTGAGTCTGCGCTGAAAGACGCCCAACAAAAGCTGATCCGCTGGGTGAATCTGGCGGCGATCGGGGCCACGGCCATCTTTGCTTGGATGGCGGCCGGCCAATGCGCATTGTGTTATCTCGGCATTCGCGGATTTCGTCGTCGCAGCAATCTGGCAGTTTCGTCGCCCTCGTAAGACTGCTGCGCCATCGACAGCGGACGCGGTCATGGAATAATAAGGCGGATCCCAGACTTTCTTCGCTCCCAGAGGCTCCCACGAATGCCGAACAAGTCAACCAACCGTTCGCTGACCGATCGCCCCTCGACCGACCCGACTCCCCTTTTCGAACACTTTCGCGGGATGCACGGCTCCGAATTGCTGACCGCTGCGGTCGCGCACTTCAATCTGTTTGGCCGGTTGAATCAAGCGCCAACCGACATCGAGACGCTGCGCAAAGAGTTGCAGTTAGAACTGCGCCCCGCGATCGTGCTGCTGACGGCGTTAAAAGCGATGGGACTGTTGAAAGAAACGGCTGGTCAGTTCAGCTTGACCGAGTTGGCCGCCGAACATCTAGTCCCTGGCGGCGCATTCGACTGTGGAGACTACGTCGGGCTGGCTGCGCAGAGCCCCGGCGTCCTTTCGATGGTTCATCTGTTAAAGACCAATCGCCCGCTGGGAAGCGACGACGATGACGCCGGCGGCGCCGCGTTTATCTACCGCGACGGCATGAAGTCGGCGATGGAAAGCGAAGACTCGGCGCGCCACTTTACGCTGGCGCTGGCAGGTCGCGCCAAGAATGTCGCTCCGGCCCTGGCCGATGTGATTTCGCTGAGCGATGCGCAACTGCTGCTGGACGTCGGCGGCGGGACCGGCATCTATTCGCACGCCCTCTTGCAAAAGAATCCTCACCTGCGGGCCATCGTTTTTGATCGTCCTCAAGTTTTGAAGATCGCGGCGCAAATGGGCGAAGAGTACGGCGTAAGTGATCGTTGCGAGTTTGTCAGCGGAGATATGTTCGCAGACAAGCTGCCGACCGGCGCCGACACGATTTTGCTCTCCAACATCCTGCACGACTGGGACCTGCCCGAATGCCAACAGTTGGTTGACCGTTGCGCCCAGATTCTTCCCCCTGGCGGCCGCCTGCTGATTCATGACGTCTTTCTCAACGACGCGTTGGATGGGCCGCTGCCGATCGCGCTCTATTCGGCTTCGCTCTTCTCCTTCACCGAAGGTCGAGCTTACAGCGGCGCCGAATATCGCAGCATGCTAGCATCCGCCGGTTTGAAACCTGAGCCGATCATCCCCACGCTCGTGCACTGCGGCGTTCTTGTCGGAACAAAATAACCGGCGGTACGCCGCCCCTCGCTGAGGCGAACCCCTGCAGATCGATCTGCCAGGGGGACCAGATACTGCGCTATCGTCACTGATCTTGAGAGCCGTTCGCCAGACGTCGAAATGGCGCGGTGTACACTGATGACCATCGACGTTCATAATCCGCTCCAATCTGCCGTCGCCTATCTTCATCACCGCAACGTCCCACAAGGGAAACATTCGGACCACTGCCTCAATTTAGACATTTTTTGCCAGAATAAAAATAAACTTTGGTAAGTCTGCAGTTGCCTGCGTCATAGAGAAGTAACCCATGAACGAATTAACCAATCACACGCTGCGGGTACAGCAATTGTTTGTGCAGTACCAATCGCAGTTGAAAGCGTTTGCGCTCGTTTTGAGTCCCAACTTCGTCCAGGCAGACGACCTTATGCAGGAAACATTCCTGACGATTACCGCCAAGGCGCATGAGTTTGATCTGGAGAGCAATTTTCTGGCGTGGAGCCGGTCCATCCTTCGCTTCAAAGTGCTGGAAGCTCGACGAGCCGCAGGCGTCAAAACAGTCGACTATCTCGACTCGTTGGTCGCTACTTGTCCCGATCAATGGGCCAGCGAGGAACGTCTGCACAAGTTGACCGAATGCATCCAAAATCTTGCCCCCAAAGCGCGTGAAATCATTTTGCTTCGCTACCAACGAGAGCATTCTCCTTCGCAAATTGCGGAGATGCTGTCCCGCACGGTGAACTCCATCAACGTTGCTCTCTCCAAGGCGCGGCTTGCCTTGCGTGATTGCATGGACCGACAACTTCAGACTGGGAGTTCACAATGAATGACCCCTACGTGGATCGGCTGATCCAGTCCCATTTGGATGATTTGCTCACCAAACAAGAGTTGGTCGAGTTTGAATCGCTCATGCTGCAATCCGAATCGGCGCGGATGCGATTTTGGGA
The nucleotide sequence above comes from Blastopirellula sp. J2-11. Encoded proteins:
- a CDS encoding sigma-70 family RNA polymerase sigma factor, whose amino-acid sequence is MNELTNHTLRVQQLFVQYQSQLKAFALVLSPNFVQADDLMQETFLTITAKAHEFDLESNFLAWSRSILRFKVLEARRAAGVKTVDYLDSLVATCPDQWASEERLHKLTECIQNLAPKAREIILLRYQREHSPSQIAEMLSRTVNSINVALSKARLALRDCMDRQLQTGSSQ
- a CDS encoding methyltransferase, whose amino-acid sequence is MPNKSTNRSLTDRPSTDPTPLFEHFRGMHGSELLTAAVAHFNLFGRLNQAPTDIETLRKELQLELRPAIVLLTALKAMGLLKETAGQFSLTELAAEHLVPGGAFDCGDYVGLAAQSPGVLSMVHLLKTNRPLGSDDDDAGGAAFIYRDGMKSAMESEDSARHFTLALAGRAKNVAPALADVISLSDAQLLLDVGGGTGIYSHALLQKNPHLRAIVFDRPQVLKIAAQMGEEYGVSDRCEFVSGDMFADKLPTGADTILLSNILHDWDLPECQQLVDRCAQILPPGGRLLIHDVFLNDALDGPLPIALYSASLFSFTEGRAYSGAEYRSMLASAGLKPEPIIPTLVHCGVLVGTK